A single Natranaerobius thermophilus JW/NM-WN-LF DNA region contains:
- a CDS encoding sodium/glutamate symporter: protein MEADMVGLSFIILGIFLFIGKWLRVLIPLFQRLFLPSSLIAGLLALIVGPEVLGQIFDLFTSEDFVLQQGFIPEEVLLAWEELPGLFINIVFASLFIGKDLPSIRKMWDIGGAQVVMGQLLSWGQYVIGLVLVIFILTPIFDVNPLVAGLIEISFVGGHGTAAGLAGTFNELGLEEGTDLALGLATVGVLSGVIIGIIFINWGARTGKAQEISENQGIKMEEETGIIEFDDREPAAQLTTKPESVEALSIHFAYIGIAIGVGAILLEGLVQLEQFTWGAWTDIELMVHVPLFPLAMVGSIIVQILSNLFDKYNIIDRGMINRISGFSLDILIVSALGTVSITAIGDNFVPFIILGAAGLIWNVLAFLYLAPKMIPTNWFERGIGDFGQATGISATGLLLIRIADPQSNTTSLEGFGYKQILFEPLVGGGLFTAASTPLIAQLGPVTVLIIAGIVTIAWLLIGIFYFGRKNKG from the coding sequence ATGGAAGCTGATATGGTAGGATTGAGTTTTATTATATTAGGGATATTTTTATTTATTGGAAAATGGCTTCGTGTTTTAATTCCTCTTTTTCAACGATTATTTTTACCTTCTTCACTGATTGCAGGTTTATTAGCTCTAATAGTAGGACCAGAAGTTTTAGGACAGATATTTGATTTATTTACTTCTGAAGACTTTGTTTTACAACAAGGATTTATCCCTGAAGAGGTTTTATTAGCCTGGGAAGAACTTCCAGGGTTATTTATAAATATAGTCTTCGCTTCTTTATTCATTGGAAAGGATTTGCCTTCAATTCGCAAGATGTGGGATATAGGAGGAGCCCAAGTAGTTATGGGGCAATTATTATCTTGGGGACAATATGTTATTGGACTGGTCTTAGTTATTTTCATTTTGACTCCTATTTTTGATGTTAATCCATTAGTTGCAGGACTTATAGAAATAAGCTTTGTGGGAGGTCATGGTACAGCAGCTGGACTGGCCGGTACTTTTAATGAATTAGGACTTGAGGAAGGTACTGATTTGGCCTTAGGATTAGCAACAGTAGGAGTTTTAAGTGGTGTTATAATAGGTATTATATTTATTAACTGGGGAGCAAGAACTGGTAAAGCTCAGGAAATAAGTGAAAATCAAGGTATTAAAATGGAAGAAGAAACAGGAATTATTGAATTTGATGATAGAGAACCTGCCGCTCAGCTCACAACTAAACCTGAGTCGGTAGAAGCTCTTTCTATACATTTTGCTTATATAGGTATTGCCATTGGAGTGGGAGCTATTTTATTGGAAGGGCTTGTTCAGTTAGAACAATTCACCTGGGGAGCATGGACTGATATAGAACTTATGGTACATGTTCCTCTGTTTCCATTAGCTATGGTTGGAAGTATAATTGTCCAAATATTATCTAATTTATTTGATAAGTATAATATCATAGACAGAGGTATGATAAATCGTATAAGCGGATTTTCTCTAGATATTTTAATAGTAAGCGCTTTAGGTACTGTATCAATTACCGCCATAGGCGATAATTTTGTTCCCTTCATAATTCTAGGAGCAGCTGGACTAATTTGGAATGTTCTGGCCTTTCTTTATTTGGCCCCTAAAATGATTCCTACAAACTGGTTTGAAAGAGGGATTGGTGACTTTGGTCAGGCCACTGGTATTTCTGCTACTGGATTATTATTAATCAGGATAGCTGATCCTCAGTCAAATACCACTTCATTAGAAGGATTCGGTTATAAACAAATATTATTTGAACCCCTAGTAGGGGGTGGTTTATTTACAGCAGCATCTACACCACTCATAGCCCAGTTAGGACCAGTTACAGTTCTAATCATAGCCGGAATTGTAACTATAGCATGGTTGCTTATAGGTATATTTTATTTTGGAAGAAAAAATAAAGGATGA
- a CDS encoding FMN-binding protein, which produces MKKVGILLLTLVFIIGVTVFVGCEEDEIEEPENEVENQAGNEAENENEARVGLTYWTEGELLDGDYRGAYVDDHRNAVVVQFTVEDGTVVETGFRDITYDDVIYDTEDPEIPEDSPWMDYAGEDGIKELTEQYISAFEYLEGAESFEEIKEITKEMEGNPGEDTELYEFIEPKEVEGEEIDTFSAATIRSDKIGSAVRDAINRGTYR; this is translated from the coding sequence ATGAAAAAAGTAGGGATATTACTGCTCACCTTAGTTTTCATAATAGGTGTAACTGTATTTGTGGGCTGTGAAGAAGATGAAATTGAGGAACCAGAAAATGAAGTTGAAAATCAAGCAGGAAATGAAGCGGAAAATGAAAATGAGGCTAGAGTTGGGTTAACATATTGGACTGAAGGAGAACTTTTAGACGGTGATTACAGAGGCGCTTACGTTGATGACCACAGAAACGCAGTGGTTGTCCAGTTTACAGTTGAAGACGGAACAGTAGTTGAAACTGGTTTTAGAGACATCACATATGATGACGTAATTTATGACACAGAAGACCCGGAAATACCAGAAGATTCTCCATGGATGGATTATGCTGGAGAAGATGGAATAAAAGAATTAACAGAACAATATATTTCAGCTTTTGAATATCTAGAAGGTGCAGAAAGCTTCGAGGAAATCAAAGAAATCACAAAGGAAATGGAAGGGAATCCAGGAGAAGATACTGAATTGTATGAGTTCATTGAACCAAAAGAGGTAGAAGGTGAAGAAATCGATACCTTTTCTGCTGCAACTATTAGATCTGATAAAATTGGATCCGCTGTTCGTGATGCTATTAATCGAGGAACATATAGATAA
- a CDS encoding alpha/beta fold hydrolase: protein MYIKLNMVISTMKYMVHKVHLLLFLLMDGAVKHPLLIINGEKEFSPIKRLARKWHQRSPASKYLVIPNAGHVCNQDNPDQVNEELETFIKNVGFTSEQFE, encoded by the coding sequence ATGTATATAAAACTGAATATGGTGATATCTACTATGAAGTATATGGTCCACAAGGTGCACCTGCTATTATTTTTACTCATGGATGGTGCAGTTAAACACCCCCTTTTAATTATCAATGGAGAAAAAGAATTTAGTCCAATTAAAAGACTAGCTCGGAAATGGCATCAAAGAAGTCCAGCTAGTAAGTATTTGGTTATCCCTAATGCAGGTCATGTTTGCAATCAGGATAATCCTGATCAAGTAAATGAAGAACTAGAAACTTTTATAAAAAATGTTGGCTTCACATCTGAACAATTTGAATAA
- a CDS encoding flavodoxin family protein, whose protein sequence is MKILGVVGSKRKNGNTSILVQEALKPFESEDIETELIYIDNYNFRGCNGCEGCQDTYKCVIDDDMQKIYPKITASDAIILGSPAYFYNVSGDMKTFIDRLYCFEAFSKDDRSVWMSINEVLGVKYAAVVAVCEQKKVEDMGYTAEVLEKSLEALSYRVVSSVKAINLFSTGEASKDEKALKEAKVAGEKLLKTLELRQKIAKQLNN, encoded by the coding sequence GTGAAGATTTTAGGTGTAGTTGGTAGTAAGAGGAAAAATGGTAATACTTCTATTTTAGTACAAGAAGCATTAAAACCCTTTGAATCAGAAGATATTGAAACTGAGTTAATTTATATAGACAATTATAATTTCAGAGGTTGTAATGGATGTGAAGGGTGCCAAGATACATATAAATGTGTGATAGATGATGATATGCAAAAAATATATCCAAAAATCACAGCTTCAGATGCGATTATCTTAGGTTCGCCTGCATATTTTTATAACGTATCAGGAGACATGAAAACTTTTATTGATCGGTTATATTGTTTTGAGGCTTTTTCTAAAGATGACCGTTCAGTTTGGATGAGTATTAACGAAGTACTTGGGGTGAAATATGCTGCTGTAGTGGCGGTTTGTGAACAAAAAAAGGTAGAGGATATGGGATATACTGCTGAAGTTTTAGAAAAATCATTAGAAGCACTTAGCTATAGGGTGGTTAGCTCAGTTAAAGCAATTAATCTTTTTTCAACAGGAGAAGCCTCTAAAGATGAAAAAGCCTTAAAAGAAGCAAAAGTAGCTGGAGAAAAGCTACTAAAAACCTTAGAATTAAGACAAAAGATAGCTAAACAACTAAATAATTAA
- a CDS encoding InlB B-repeat-containing protein produces MLRRKLVFLIIGMSLTVLMAFTTGCSPEEYEVEVRAEPEGTGRISGEGVYEEGEEVTVKAEPEEGYEFLGWAVDGDTVSEDKNYTFEINDDKQLEAVFEQKHAIETEGVELDKVSKLPQSH; encoded by the coding sequence ATGTTAAGAAGGAAATTAGTTTTTTTAATAATAGGAATGAGCTTAACAGTTTTAATGGCTTTTACCACGGGTTGCTCTCCTGAAGAATACGAAGTAGAGGTACGAGCTGAGCCTGAAGGAACAGGAAGAATTTCGGGTGAAGGTGTTTATGAAGAAGGGGAAGAGGTTACGGTAAAAGCCGAACCAGAAGAGGGGTATGAATTTTTAGGCTGGGCAGTTGACGGTGATACAGTAAGTGAAGATAAAAATTATACTTTTGAGATAAACGATGATAAACAATTGGAAGCTGTATTTGAACAGAAGCACGCTATTGAAACTGAAGGAGTTGAATTAGATAAAGTTTCAAAACTACCACAGTCACACTGA